In a single window of the Amia ocellicauda isolate fAmiCal2 chromosome 20, fAmiCal2.hap1, whole genome shotgun sequence genome:
- the reep3b gene encoding receptor expression-enhancing protein 3 isoform X1, whose product MVSWMISKAVVLFFGTLYPAYYSYKAVKTKNVKEYVRWMMYWIVFALYTVVETIADLAISWFPLYYEIKIAFVIWLLSPYTRGASLIYRKFLHPLLTSREREIDDYIVQAKERSYETMVKFGRQGLSIAATAAVSAAVKGQGAISERLKSFSMHDLTQIQGDEPVHQQYPALDSRKKGKNPALESGYAYQYEQDDPEDRTDDDFEGTLSEDEALAQRGLRRSQSVKITRSRIKKENRYGSLKIKGKRRPGISSVNYGV is encoded by the exons GCTGTTTTTTGGAACGTTATACCCTGCATATTATTCCTACAAGGCAGTGAAAACCAAGAATGTGAAAGAATAT GTTCGCTGGATGATGTACTGGATTGTCTTTGCTCTCTATACAGTCGTTGAAACGATTGCAGACCTTGCAATATCTTG gttTCCACTCTATTATGAAATCAAGATTGCGTTTGTGATTTGGTTGCTGTCTCCGTACACTAGAGGGGCCAGTCTTATCTACCGGAAATTCCTGCACCCTCTTCTGACATCCAGGGAAAGG gAAATTGATGATTACATCGTTCAAGCCAAGGAACGTAGCTATGAAACCATGGTCAAGTTTGGCAGGCAAGGCTTAAGCATAGCGGCCACTGCAGCTGTTTCTGCAGCTGTCAAG GGTCAAGGTGCCATTTCTGAGCGGCTAAAAAGCTTCAGTATGCACGATCTGACGCAGATCCAGGGCGATGAGCCAGTGCACCAGCAATATCCAGCACTTGATTCTAGAAAGAAAGGCAAGAACCCCGCGTTGGAGTCAG GTTATGCCTATCAGTATGAGCAGGATGACCCGGAGGACCGGACCGACGACGACTTTGAGGGCACTTTGTCCGAGGACGAGGCTTTGGCGCAGCGGGGACTGCGTCGCTCTCAGAGTGTGAAAATTACGAGATCGCGAATTAAGAAAGAG AATCGTTATGGATCCCTGAAGATTAAAGGAAAACGACGACCAGGAATTAGTTCTGTGAACTACGGCGTATAA
- the reep3b gene encoding receptor expression-enhancing protein 3 isoform X2, translating into MMYWIVFALYTVVETIADLAISWFPLYYEIKIAFVIWLLSPYTRGASLIYRKFLHPLLTSREREIDDYIVQAKERSYETMVKFGRQGLSIAATAAVSAAVKGQGAISERLKSFSMHDLTQIQGDEPVHQQYPALDSRKKGKNPALESGYAYQYEQDDPEDRTDDDFEGTLSEDEALAQRGLRRSQSVKITRSRIKKENRYGSLKIKGKRRPGISSVNYGV; encoded by the exons ATGATGTACTGGATTGTCTTTGCTCTCTATACAGTCGTTGAAACGATTGCAGACCTTGCAATATCTTG gttTCCACTCTATTATGAAATCAAGATTGCGTTTGTGATTTGGTTGCTGTCTCCGTACACTAGAGGGGCCAGTCTTATCTACCGGAAATTCCTGCACCCTCTTCTGACATCCAGGGAAAGG gAAATTGATGATTACATCGTTCAAGCCAAGGAACGTAGCTATGAAACCATGGTCAAGTTTGGCAGGCAAGGCTTAAGCATAGCGGCCACTGCAGCTGTTTCTGCAGCTGTCAAG GGTCAAGGTGCCATTTCTGAGCGGCTAAAAAGCTTCAGTATGCACGATCTGACGCAGATCCAGGGCGATGAGCCAGTGCACCAGCAATATCCAGCACTTGATTCTAGAAAGAAAGGCAAGAACCCCGCGTTGGAGTCAG GTTATGCCTATCAGTATGAGCAGGATGACCCGGAGGACCGGACCGACGACGACTTTGAGGGCACTTTGTCCGAGGACGAGGCTTTGGCGCAGCGGGGACTGCGTCGCTCTCAGAGTGTGAAAATTACGAGATCGCGAATTAAGAAAGAG AATCGTTATGGATCCCTGAAGATTAAAGGAAAACGACGACCAGGAATTAGTTCTGTGAACTACGGCGTATAA